Proteins from a genomic interval of Gossypium hirsutum isolate 1008001.06 chromosome A09, Gossypium_hirsutum_v2.1, whole genome shotgun sequence:
- the LOC121206665 gene encoding peroxisomal fatty acid beta-oxidation multifunctional protein MFP2 isoform X1: MGSKKGRTMVEVGADGVAVITIINPPVNSLSLDVLQSLKESYDEALQRDDVKAIVVAGANGKFSGGFDISAFGGIQQGAVQQPKSGYISVEVLTDTIEAARKPSVAAIDGLALGGGLEVAMVCHARISTPTAQLGLPELQLGLIPGFGGTQRLPRLVGLVKSLEMMLTSKPVKGEEALGLGLVDAVVSSHELVNTACRWALDILARRKPWVATLYKTDKIEPLGEARQILNFARAQTRKRAPNLKHPLVCIDVIEEGIVNGPKPALYKEVEAFQGLLKSDTSKSLIHIFFAQRGTSKVPGITDRGLVPRKVKKVAILGGGLMGSGIATALLLSNYTVILKEVNEKFLEAGIGRVKANLGSRVKKGQMTQEKFDKTMSLLRGVLDFESFRDVDMVIEAVIENVSLKQQIFADLEKYCPPHCILASNTSTIDLNLIGKRTKFQDRIIGAHFFSPAHIMPLLEIVRTEHTSPQIIVDLLDVGKKIKKTPIIVGNCTGFAVNRMFFPYTQAGLFLVERGTDVYRIDRAITKFGMPMGPFRLADLVGFGVAIATGSQFIENFPERTYKSMLIPIMQEDKRAGESTRKGFYLYDNKHTASPDPELKMYIEKARSISGVAVDPKFVKLSEKDIVEMIFFPVVNEACRVFAEGIAVKASDIDIAAVMGMGFPPYRGGLMFWADSLGSKYIYSRLEEWSNLYRGFFKPCAFLAERAAKGAPLFSPENSYGLSRDGKNPRICSVSYPPQFHRVSYFSS, translated from the exons TGTTGCAAAGCTTAAAAGAGAGTTACGATGAGGCCTTACAACGAGATGATGTGAAGGCCATTGTTGTTGCAG GtgcaaatggaaaattttctGGTGGTTTCGATATTTCTGCTTTTGGTGGAATTCAACAGGGAGCAG TGCAGCAGCCGAAGTCCGGCTATATATCTGTTGAGGTTCTCACCGACACCATCGAAG CCGCAAGAAAACCATCTGTTGCTGCCATCGATGGCCTTGCCTTAGGTGGGGGTCTAGAGGTTGCAATG GTATGTCATGCCCGGATATCGACCCCTACTGCACAACTGGGCCTGCCTGAACTTCAGCTTGGACTAATTCCTGGGTTTGGAG GAACACAGCGACTTCCACGGCTTGTTGGTCTCGTGAAGTCCCTTGAAATGATGTTG ACATCAAAGCCGGTTAAAGGCGAAGAAGCCCTTGGATTGGGTCTTGTTGATGCTGTTGTTTCATCTCATGAGTTGGTAAACACTGCATGCCGGTGGGCACTGGATATTTTGGCACGAAGAAAGCCATGGGTTGCTACCCTTTATAAGACTGATAAGATCGAGCCTCTTGGCGAAGCAAGGCAAATACTTAACTTTGCTCGAGCACAGACTCGAAAGAGGGCTCCAAATCTCAAGCACCCCTTGGTTTGCATTGATGTAATCGAGGAGGGCATAGTTAATGGTCCTAAGCCAGCACTGTATAAG GAGGTTGAAGCTTTCCAGGGACTTCTCAAATCTGATACCAGCAAAAGCCTGATCCACATCTTCTTTGCTCAGCGTGGAACATCAAAG GTTCCTGGGATTACTGATAGGGGCTTGGTGCCAAGAAAAGTGAAGAAGGTTGCTATACTTGGCGGAGGTTTAATGGGCTCGGGAATAGCAACGGCTTTGCTTCTTAGCAATTACACAGTGATCCTGAAAGAAGTGAATGAGAAGTTCTTGGAGGCTGGGATTGGTCGAGTCAAAG CCAATTTGGGAAGCCGAGTTAAGAAAGGGCAAATGACTCAAGAAAAGTTTGATAAAACCATGTCTCTGCTCAGGGGAGTTCTTGACTTTGAAAGCTTTCGGGATGTGGACATGGTCATCGAG GCTGTAATCGAGAATGTGTCATTGAAGCAACAAATTTTTGCCGATCTTGAGAAATACTGTCCACCACATTGCATACTTGCAAGTAACACTTCCACTATTGATTTGAACTTgattggtaaaaggaccaaattccAGGATCGGATTATTGGAGCTCATTTCTTTAG TCCGGCTCATATCATGCCTTTATTGGAAATTGTTCGTACTGAGCATACATCTCCCCAAATAATTGTTGACTTGCTTGATGTtgggaagaaaataaagaagactCCAATCATCGTTGGAAATTGCACAGGTTTTGCTGTCAATAGGATGTTCTTCCCGTATACGCAAGCAGGCCTTTTCCTTGTTGAACGGGGAACAGATGTTTATCGGATTGACCGAGCAATTACTAAGTTTGGAATGCCTATGGGCCCGTTTAG GCTAGCTGACCTTGTTGGCTTTGGTGTTGCAATTGCCACTGGCTCACAGTTCATTGAGAACTTTCCTGAGCGAACCTATAAATCAATGCTTATCCCAATTATGCAGGAGGATAAGAGAGCAG GTGAAAGTACTCGAAAAGGTTTTTATTTGTACGATAATAAACACACAGCTAGTCCCGATCCCGAACTAAAAATGTACATTGAGAAGGCGAGGAGCATCTCTGGTGTAGCTGTTGACCCTAAG TTTGTGAAATTGTCAGAGAAGGACATTGTGGAAATGATATTCTTTCCAGTGGTTAATGAGGCTTGCCGAGTTTTTGCTGAAGGTATTGCAGTGAAAGCATCTGACATTGACATTGCTGCTGTTATGGGCATGGGATTCCCACCTTACAG GGGAGGACTCATGTTTTGGGCTGATTCTCTTGGTTCTAAGTACATTTATTCGAGACTTGAGGAGTGGTCGAACTTATACAGAGGATTTTTCAAGCCTTGCGCCTTCTTGGCTGAAAGAGCTGCCAAGGGTGCTCCATTG TTTTCACCAGAGAATAGTTATGGTCTATCTAGAGATGGAAAGAATCCTCGAATCTGTTCAGTTTCCTACCCTCCTCAATTCCATAGGGTCAGCTATTTTTCCTCCTAA
- the LOC121206665 gene encoding peroxisomal fatty acid beta-oxidation multifunctional protein MFP2 isoform X2 — protein sequence MGSKKGRTMVEVGADGVAVITIINPPVNSLSLDVLQSLKESYDEALQRDDVKAIVVAGANGKFSGGFDISAFGGIQQGAVQQPKSGYISVEVLTDTIEAARKPSVAAIDGLALGGGLEVAMVCHARISTPTAQLGLPELQLGLIPGFGGTQRLPRLVGLVKSLEMMLTSKPVKGEEALGLGLVDAVVSSHELVNTACRWALDILARRKPWVATLYKTDKIEPLGEARQILNFARAQTRKRAPNLKHPLVCIDVIEEGIVNGPKPALYKEVEAFQGLLKSDTSKSLIHIFFAQRGTSKVPGITDRGLVPRKVKKVAILGGGLMGSGIATALLLSNYTVILKEVNEKFLEAGIGRVKANLGSRVKKGQMTQEKFDKTMSLLRGVLDFESFRDVDMVIEAVIENVSLKQQIFADLEKYCPPHCILASNTSTIDLNLIGKRTKFQDRIIGAHFFSPAHIMPLLEIVRTEHTSPQIIVDLLDVGKKIKKTPIIVGNCTGFAVNRMFFPYTQAGLFLVERGTDVYRIDRAITKFGMPMGPFRLADLVGFGVAIATGSQFIENFPERTYKSMLIPIMQEDKRAGESTRKGFYLYDNKHTASPDPELKMYIEKARSISGVAVDPKFVKLSEKDIVEMIFFPVVNEACRVFAEGIAVKASDIDIAAVMGMGFPPYRGGLMFWADSLGSKYIYSRLEEWSNLYRGFFKPCAFLAERAAKGAPLSAPLEMGKSRL from the exons TGTTGCAAAGCTTAAAAGAGAGTTACGATGAGGCCTTACAACGAGATGATGTGAAGGCCATTGTTGTTGCAG GtgcaaatggaaaattttctGGTGGTTTCGATATTTCTGCTTTTGGTGGAATTCAACAGGGAGCAG TGCAGCAGCCGAAGTCCGGCTATATATCTGTTGAGGTTCTCACCGACACCATCGAAG CCGCAAGAAAACCATCTGTTGCTGCCATCGATGGCCTTGCCTTAGGTGGGGGTCTAGAGGTTGCAATG GTATGTCATGCCCGGATATCGACCCCTACTGCACAACTGGGCCTGCCTGAACTTCAGCTTGGACTAATTCCTGGGTTTGGAG GAACACAGCGACTTCCACGGCTTGTTGGTCTCGTGAAGTCCCTTGAAATGATGTTG ACATCAAAGCCGGTTAAAGGCGAAGAAGCCCTTGGATTGGGTCTTGTTGATGCTGTTGTTTCATCTCATGAGTTGGTAAACACTGCATGCCGGTGGGCACTGGATATTTTGGCACGAAGAAAGCCATGGGTTGCTACCCTTTATAAGACTGATAAGATCGAGCCTCTTGGCGAAGCAAGGCAAATACTTAACTTTGCTCGAGCACAGACTCGAAAGAGGGCTCCAAATCTCAAGCACCCCTTGGTTTGCATTGATGTAATCGAGGAGGGCATAGTTAATGGTCCTAAGCCAGCACTGTATAAG GAGGTTGAAGCTTTCCAGGGACTTCTCAAATCTGATACCAGCAAAAGCCTGATCCACATCTTCTTTGCTCAGCGTGGAACATCAAAG GTTCCTGGGATTACTGATAGGGGCTTGGTGCCAAGAAAAGTGAAGAAGGTTGCTATACTTGGCGGAGGTTTAATGGGCTCGGGAATAGCAACGGCTTTGCTTCTTAGCAATTACACAGTGATCCTGAAAGAAGTGAATGAGAAGTTCTTGGAGGCTGGGATTGGTCGAGTCAAAG CCAATTTGGGAAGCCGAGTTAAGAAAGGGCAAATGACTCAAGAAAAGTTTGATAAAACCATGTCTCTGCTCAGGGGAGTTCTTGACTTTGAAAGCTTTCGGGATGTGGACATGGTCATCGAG GCTGTAATCGAGAATGTGTCATTGAAGCAACAAATTTTTGCCGATCTTGAGAAATACTGTCCACCACATTGCATACTTGCAAGTAACACTTCCACTATTGATTTGAACTTgattggtaaaaggaccaaattccAGGATCGGATTATTGGAGCTCATTTCTTTAG TCCGGCTCATATCATGCCTTTATTGGAAATTGTTCGTACTGAGCATACATCTCCCCAAATAATTGTTGACTTGCTTGATGTtgggaagaaaataaagaagactCCAATCATCGTTGGAAATTGCACAGGTTTTGCTGTCAATAGGATGTTCTTCCCGTATACGCAAGCAGGCCTTTTCCTTGTTGAACGGGGAACAGATGTTTATCGGATTGACCGAGCAATTACTAAGTTTGGAATGCCTATGGGCCCGTTTAG GCTAGCTGACCTTGTTGGCTTTGGTGTTGCAATTGCCACTGGCTCACAGTTCATTGAGAACTTTCCTGAGCGAACCTATAAATCAATGCTTATCCCAATTATGCAGGAGGATAAGAGAGCAG GTGAAAGTACTCGAAAAGGTTTTTATTTGTACGATAATAAACACACAGCTAGTCCCGATCCCGAACTAAAAATGTACATTGAGAAGGCGAGGAGCATCTCTGGTGTAGCTGTTGACCCTAAG TTTGTGAAATTGTCAGAGAAGGACATTGTGGAAATGATATTCTTTCCAGTGGTTAATGAGGCTTGCCGAGTTTTTGCTGAAGGTATTGCAGTGAAAGCATCTGACATTGACATTGCTGCTGTTATGGGCATGGGATTCCCACCTTACAG GGGAGGACTCATGTTTTGGGCTGATTCTCTTGGTTCTAAGTACATTTATTCGAGACTTGAGGAGTGGTCGAACTTATACAGAGGATTTTTCAAGCCTTGCGCCTTCTTGGCTGAAAGAGCTGCCAAGGGTGCTCCATTG AGTGCACCACTGGAGATGGGAAAATCAAGACTATGA